One Vicia villosa cultivar HV-30 ecotype Madison, WI linkage group LG5, Vvil1.0, whole genome shotgun sequence genomic window, tattatttatattatttagatttaattttttaaCTAATATGTAATTGAGTAAAGTGACAATAATAACGATATGACATCAATATTGATGGCATATCGTTATTATTGTCACTTTACATTTAACATAAGACAGTTATGATAGTtgaatacataatttcttataaaaaaaaaattgacgggccgaaactacttataaaattacatttaacttGAGACAATTATGATTGGTGAATACATAATTTGTTATAAGAAcaaaaatttgttattctttttgcattttatatacatttttaaccattactatattatattaatttactacTTATAACGATATTATACGAactgtgcgaacgcacgggtaaatgatttcttaattattttctttatttttctactaaaatatacatttttcgacgggacaaagctacttaatttgtatatattatcactatattatttattttctttattttttatatgttgaTATTAAGCCATAactgatatttttgaaaaaataaatctattaaatatattgaaatttttatttaaaataagtgaaaaagatttcaaatgcttataATAAGATAGGGATATGAGTGACAATGAACAAAATTGGACAACAAAATTGGTACATGTTAccgaatcaaataaatataatctcatatattatatttattttattatttataacattgtgcaatccgtgcgaacgcacagATAGATGACTACTCATGATAGATTTGTAATGATATTGTATGATGCGTGCGAACACACGGGTAGATGATtacttaattatatatatatttctaactaaattaaattaatatttatatgacaattataatttcaaatgtttttttctttttaatttgcgtatcttttatatatatttattaaccatcgttatatatttatttattatttatatcgactttgcgtgacccgtgcgaacacacgggtcctttactagtaataataataataatagtaataataataataataataataataataataataataataataataataataacaataataataataataataataataataataataataagagtttaaaggtagtacactgacagtgtaaacaaactttacacatacatccaatcaaaatccttacacttgccatgtcatattaatttttttaaattaaaattgtgttttaattggatgcatggttgtgattggttgacagtgtaaaaatattttagagtGTAAGTGCATATCCATGTTTGGATATCAAgaaatgaacggagcggaatggagcggaacggagtgggatggagcggaatagaacggagcggaacgaaaatatcattccattgtttggaaattttagaacggaataagacaaattgttcattccgcccaaatcggaggggaaggaatatggtggtaagtgatggaatggaatgaaaTCCATACCACTcatttccgctccgctccatccgtttttaaattatccaaataatggaatatcattttattccattccattccgctccgctccatccgattccgtcaatccaaacataataataataataataacaataataatataactaTACAAAGAGAAAGATAAAAATACAAACATATGGCATGCAAATAACGAAGCAACGTCCATAACTGAAAACAATGCCCCATATTCTCAGTTCATTTTTCAATCAATCTTGAAAATAACCACTTCTTAACTAATTTCCACaccttcttcttctctctttctctctcttctctctctcactCAACACGCAACAATGGCGCAGGTGAACCTCGACGGGAAACCAATCACTCCGGTATCGATTTGCATGATCGGCGGCGGAGGATTCATCGGATCACACCTATGCGAAAAGCTAATGTCCGAAACTTCTCACACAGCCATAGTCGTCGATGTCTCCTCCGAGAAAATCAATCATCTTCTCGATAAGTCTCTTCCCTGGGCCAAACGTATCGAGTTTCATCACATGAACATCAAGAACGATTCGCGCCTTGAGACTCTCGTCAAAGCTTCCGATCTcgtattctttcttcttcttcgtcatgttcatgttgtttttcaattttctggtttcgttttttatttatttttaattttcaataattttgaaTGGGGTTGTTTTTGTTGTAGACTATCAATCTTGCTGCGATTTGCACGCCGGCGGATTATAATACGCGGCCGTTGGACACTATTTTCAGTAATTTCATCGATGCGATTCCGGTGGTAGGTTTTTTATTGATGCATTTTGAATATACTCTTTGATTTCATTGTGCTTTGAGGAGTATTGTAATTGTTGGTGTAATGATTCATGCAGATTAAATTTTGCACTGAGAATAATAAGCGTTTGATTCATTTTTCTACTTGTGAGGTCTTTGGGAAGACTATAGGTAGCTTTCTGCCAGAGGAATATAGAAAGGTACCtgatgaataaataaaattaggGCTTAGTTGGATGCTTATATTTCAAAGTTATTCATTTGGTTTATCTGaattattttctgcttttatttcaATTAATGTGTATAGTCACTTCCAAGGTTCTAAAATACGGTCGGATTTTGCAAAAACAACCGCAAGAAAAGTATCGGAAGGTGCCAATATTGATATGTTATTTACCGTTTTTATGATGAAAAAGAAATTGTGGCTAATTCACACTGTGATGACCGCAATCAATATCGCAACATCTGTACCGACCGTAATGCGACCTCGGCTGTTATGTAAAACCTTGGTCACTACTATTAACTAAGAATTATTTAGATTAGCTAATTCTTATATTTTATTCACTATATCTGTTCTTTTTAATTTCATATCATATATAGTGAACAAAATCAATCAAATGCCATTTTCTTATATTTGTTTCTATAGTTAACACAAATTTGCATGATGCAGGACCCCCAATATTACATGCTCAAAGAAGATGTGAGTCCTTGTATTTTTGGTCCAGTTCAGAAACAGAGATGGTCTTATGCATGTGCAAAGCAAATGACAGACAGACTAATTTATGGTAAGCAAAAACTCCTGCTTTTCTTTTAATTGTGATATACAAAGCACTGATCTAGAAACCAGACACAATACTAACACTAACACATTGATTAcagtattaatttaaaaaaaatagaagtaaTTGAACGGAAACACATTTTTGTACCATATCGTTATAAGACAGTAGATACATCTCCTATCTGTGTGGCTATGCTATGTAATTGATAGTTATTATAAGATTTTCTTGTTTTACTTGTTAACTTACTCTTGAATATTAATATAAAGCTGAGCATGCTGAGAATGGCCTGAAGTTCACTATTGTGAGACCTTATAACTGGATTGGACCAAGAATGGACTTCATTCCTGGTGTGGACGGCCCAAGTGATGGTGTCCCCAGAGTTTTAGCTTGTTTCAGTAATGTAACATCAACtagcttcttctgtttcttgttCATTTCTTCATGTTTTTAAAATATACACACCACTGTTTTTCTTAAAGTTTCTTGTTCCAGAATCTCCTTCGCGGTGAGCCGCTCAAGCTTGTTGATGGAGGACGTTCCCAGAGAACCTTTCTCTATGTCAAAGATGCAATCGAGGCTGTTATGTTAATGATTGTAAGTTGAGAAGTGAACCTCCATCTTTCACATTGAGCTTGGACTAATGTATATGCTAATCATCCCACATGCAGGATAACCCTGATAGAGCAAATGGACACATCTTTAATGTGGGAAACCCAGACAATGAAGTATCTGTGAAGCAACTAGCTGAGCTTATGATAAAGGTAGCTTATAAAATTGTCTTTAGATAAGTTCACGACTTTGTTtttcaagaaagaaaaagaacAGATTTGGCTCATTTTGTTGCTTCATTTAGGTATATGCCAAGGTGGCTGATGTACCTGCCTCTAGTCTATCAACTCTAGATGTGACTTCAGAAGAATTTTATGGAAAAGGCTATGATGACAGTGATAAGCGCATCCCGGACATGACAATTATCACTAAGCAGCTTGGTATTCTGTCATTATTTCTTTTGAATCTATGCTAATGTGTGTTTGTAATGACATTGAGCTTGAAGAAATAATGGCAGCACCGTTATTTTGTTGAAGTTTTAAAGTGTAGTTTTTGTCAAAATTGGCCACACACCATAATCATGTCAAATTTATTATGAATCCAAACATGCGTGTATTATTAGTAGTCTGCAGAATTTAATATTCTTGTTGTTTATTCTTTTGAGATTAGGTTGGAAGCCAAGGACATCACTTGATGAACTGTTGGATTCTACCCTTCAATATCAACATCAGACATATGCTCATGCTATCAAGAAAGAACTCTCAAACCCTTCAACTTGACTAACTTCAAAATTGAATTGGAGATTCAGTTTACTTCTAATTTTTATGTAAACGTGTCACTGCCATATGATGAGGCAAAGTGACAAATGTGTATATGATACACTCATTGTGAGGTCTAGCTCACAAGTCTAGTGTATATCTATAGTCATATATCTTCTGTTAATTCTTCCTGTAACTCTAACTTTTTGAATGAAAATCCTTCCTTTTTTTTGTCTTTTGGAGTTATAGCATTTATCTTCTTTATAACAGTGGAAATATTAAAGTTTCATTATTCTAACATGTATACATGGCAAAACAGAACTTTAGTTTAATATGGAAGCAACTCAAAAAGCTTGTTATGCTTTCATAATCTAAATCAAATTTAAGACAaattattcaagaaagaaaagTACAAAGTTACAAGCAAAGAAACTAATTAGAAGTGATGTTTGTCTACTAGTTATGACAGAAATAATGCAGCAGAATCTATGCAACACCAACTATGTAAGCATTCCAAGAATCTTGTTGCTGAAAATTTGTTGTTTCTTCATATTTTATATCCTTTCCTGCTCCAAATCCTTCAGTTCTTGTAATTTCCGAGGTGTCTGGCATTTCTCGAACCCAAAAGTGAACAGATTGAAATCCAGCTTCTTCTAAGCAATCCCTTATCTCAGGCAATGTCCATCTAAATAACATATGGAGCATAATgttagaaagttgaagaaaaaacaaaatgtttgaaCTATTGGAAAACTCTTTTATGCATTGaaggaaaacaaacaaaaataagcAACTTACAGCCGCCAGCTGTATGAAAACGCATGGCGAAGTTTCCGCTGTTCCTTTTTCAGATGAAAATGGAGGCTAATCCTTGTTTTCCGTTGAATAATATCAAATTCAGCTTGCTCCCATACATACTGCAGATTTTGATCATAAATTCACATCATTAAACAATCATCCAGGAGAATATTCACATGAATCCCATATAAGATAGTAGAGTAATTGTGCTGTATGCATCAATCATTTGTTCTATTTCAAGTGCTGGAACTAAAATCAAGAATCTTATACCGTAAAATTAGGAAATCTTCTTTGAAGCTTCAACTTGTTTTCTGAAGATGTACCTCCATATAAATCCATTACAAAAATTCCACCTTTTGATGACAAGGCATCACGAACATGCTTGAAATACAGAACTAGATCAGCGCGTTTATGGAGACAACAACAGCTGTAGTTAAATGCACAGACAATATCTCTTCCGGCCGTCGGAAAGTTTTTTGCAGTTAACTTATCATCTTGAGCAGCAGAGCTTGTTGGGACATCCGACTCGAGCACATCAACCTTCAGCTTCTCTGTATCCTGTGACAGTGAAATATTCCTCACCAGCTCCTCGGGGTCCATTTCCACAAGTTTTGACTGAAGGGGTTGTAGAACATTCCCATGAAAGAGAGATATTCTAGAAAACCCATCAGCCCCGATTTTAGGTATATTGTTTTCCAGACACCAAGTAAGTGCCTCAAGATCCAAATCTAATCCTATAGCCGTCTTTCTTGGATCGCTGCGGAGCCATTCTGTACTGGCAAACATAAGTCATTGCAAGATAAGTAGATCAGAATCGACATGTCAAGACATATCAAAACGAGAAAATAATTAAGTATCAATTTATATTGACTTATCTGAACTTATCTACTGAGAACCGCACTTACTTATGAGACTGTTTGGGAGAACTAATAGAAATAGCTTATGACATGTCCATAGGTTATTTTCAGCTTATTCCTCATAAATTCACTAAGATGGCTTATGAAAACAATTTATAGCTTGATGACAACAACAACCACTTATAAACAAACTTTCAAATCGAATGCATCTATAATGATGACAACAAATTAGCAACAAGAATGGAATGAGAGAGTGTACCTAAGAAATGCAGTGCCACAGAAATCTTCTTGAAGATGGAGGGGCACCCTTCCACCAACATACGTGAGAAAGAACTTTTGCAAATAACTAATGTCTCCTTTGGGAGACtgcaataacaaaaaaaacatattttgatAAGGTCGCCCAAACATAGTCACACAACTTTTGCTAGTAATTAAGCTCGAATAATCGGAATAAATCATTCAAAAACAATTTATAGCTtacatgaaaacaaattgattttattttatctttcttTATATAGAAATTGCTTATACAATAGTCTAAAAAGCGGAAACCTGGACAGATTGTTGGTAAAGGAGGAATTTTGAAGGCAAATCGTGTGATGGGTGTtgttcattgttgttgttgttgttgtcagaaTCAGCGTCTTCTataatttcttcttcttcgttgTCAGCGGGTGAAAGCGTTGAAGCAGAAGAGAAGGGTTGTGGAGTGTCATTGTCTTGGAGATAGTAATCTCTTCCGCGTTGAGTTCTGTCGTGTTTCTGCTTCTGCTTCTCTCGCTTTCCCATTCCGCCGCTATAAACCAAAACCCCTACTACCACCGTTTACATGACAATAGAGTTAATACCATGTGGCAGTCTCATATTTTTCAtttactaatttttattttaagtaatAATTTCTAGGGtctgttaaggatactataattagaaaaagttaaatgtaattaaatgcaatagagtcatatttaaagtttcaatacattaaatgcacgcgttccaagaaaatatttctataaatatctcattaacttgtgcccttggggcacatgttagcttttccctaatttctattaattttaaaataatattttgtttggatatctaaaaaaataaataagaagaggaataaatttttttaattgaaatgcaTGGTAAGAGAAGTTTGACTTTATTTTAACTatctataaaataatataaatagacGATGGTGATGAATAGACATTAtaagttttttatattaatagtgcatagtaattaatctcgtaaaaaaataaatatgaatgagTTAGAATTGAACgcacttaattattttattaggtAACTTTTTTATAAATAAGATAACTAAATTGAAAGgagaattattttataaataagatAACTAAATTGAAAGGAGAATTATGGATACTCAACGAAACTTAACAAAACAAGTTCTTTATTTAGTTTATATTAGGAAACAAAATATGATAGTTTACtagtaaaaatatattattaagagCGTAGGTAAGTCGTTTCTATGTGAATTGGGTATGTCGTCATATGTTTATATAGCATCTACGATATTCTCGCACTTAAGAACTATGATGGTGGTTGACGTCGGATTTTATAGTCAGATCCTGAACCATAATATTTATCTATTAGTCATAAATATGTTATTAACGTAATTAAGTCTCCAAATGTAAATGTTCTTTCACATTAGTTTTTGGTAGAAAGGACCAATTTGGTCCACTAGCTGATTTATCTCAGCCTTATTATGTTGGGTAAGCTACAATTCAAGGCAAACTTTTTTGACTCAGTCTTACAACCTAACTCACTCTTGGAATGTGTTCTTCTTTTGCATTTTTATCCTATAATTGCACCACAGCGCGATGCAGTCGTGTCACGATTTCCACAAGACTAGTCTTTTGCATGAACATCATGAGATCATGCCACaatcctgttagaacaagatttgttctgatcaatattcttagttttgatgataacaatgtatatgaattttgtatgagataatgtggtactctaatcctatgcaatttccatttcaggaatcacttaaatagtaggcacaaaatcagcgcaagaagcactgactcagaaggttcagcatgcaacatcagaacatggtctggcaagacatcagaagatggtcaagcagaatcagaacatggtctatggaagcatcagaaggacttgggatcagaagcagaagcactgaagttctcatggtatcacgctaaaaagcacttcaaggtcagaagacaagaagatgctctgcaccaagctgtttgactctgatgatattcaaacgtagtttacacaaacatcagatcagaagcaagtacaagatggcaggctacgctgactgacaaaaggaacgttagtagctattaaaggcaacgtcagtagacacaccaaaagcaaggctcgaggtagttgactaaagagtgaaacattaaatgcaatgttgtacggaatacgcaaagcattaaatgctcccaatggtcatcttctcaaacgcctataaatagaagttctgatgagaagctgaatacaacacttgcgcaaatatatagaaacgctgtcaaattcaaaaagctctcaaacttcatcttcaacctcactacattgctgttgtaatatattagtgatattaagcttaaacttaagagaaaatcacagttgtgataatagctttttaagaagcattgtaactcttaaaagaatttgtttacattaatttgtaagaactagagtgatcaggttgttgatcagaatactctagaaagtcttagagggtatctaagcagtttgttcctagagtgatcaggttctgatcagtatactctagaagacttagaagttgtataagtggaaaaccattgtaatcttgtgtgattagtggattaaatcctcaggtgaggtaaatcactccaagagggtggactggagtaatttagttaacaacgaaccaggataaaaatcattgtgcaaatagtttttatcttacaagttttaaagatacacttattcaaaccccccctttctaagtgtttttctatccttcaattggcatcagagcgccggttctaaggtgcaagcacttaaccgtgtttagaaaagattcaggaagagaaaaacgcttaagtcaagatggctggtgaagatccaacaaatacatctacatctggctctgctgagcaacaaaatggaaatggtaacaatggttatactagaccaccagtatttgatggtgaaaactttgaatactggaaagataaacttgaaagttacttccttggtctagatggtgacttatgggatctgctgatggatggttacaaacatccagtgaaagctactggtgtaaagcttacaagacaagaaatgaatgatgatcaaaagaagcaattcaaaaatcatcataagtgtatgactgttttgctgaatgctatctctcatgctgaatatgagaagatatctaacagggaaactgcctatgatatatatgagtcattgaaaatgacccatgaaggaaatgcccaagtcaaggagactaaagctcttgccttgatccagaaatatgaagccttcaagatggaggatgatgaaaatattgagaagatgttctcaagatttcaaacgctaactgctggattgagatttcttgacaagggatacacaagggctgatcatgtcaagaagatcatcagaagcttgccaagaagatggggtcctatggtgactgctttcaaaattgccaagaatctgaatgaagtctctcttgaagaattgatcagtgctctgaggagtcatgaaattgagctggatgctaatgaacctcagaagaaaggtaagtctattgcattaaaatctaattataaaaaatgcactaacgcttttcaggctgaagaagtagattctgaagaatcagaatcagaagaagaagatgaattgtccatgatctccagaagggtaaaccaactctggaagagcaagcaaaggaagttcaagagcttcagaagttcaaagaagcctgaaagaggagaatcttctggaggcagaagatctgacaagaagaaagccatctgctatgagtgcaatgagcctggacacttcaagaatgaatgtccaaaacttcagaaggagaatcccaagaagaagtttcataagaagaaaggtcttatggcaacatgggatgattcagaatcagaatcagactctgaaggcgagcatgCAAACCTTGCAcggatggccacagtggatgacggatcagaatctacatcagaatcagattctgaagaggtattttctgaactatctagagaagagttagtttccagtttaactgaacttctggaactcaaggctcatcttagtatcaaatacaaaaatctgaaaaagctatttgaatctgaaactaagaagctggaagaggaaaattctgaactgaagaaaaaagttttaaaattatccaaagatgttggatctccttctgaatcagaaaaatccattcctagcctcaatcatattttgaaaaaatatgactcgagcttcaaaaagtttctatctagaagtattggcagaagtcatcttgcttctatgatatatggtgtttctggaaacaaaaggattggcgttggctatgagggtgataccccacacaaatttgaacctgttgatgatttgaaaatcacatacaagccattgtatgatcagttcaaatatggccactcacatgatattaggctcacttcacatgccaagagctttaacactacacacaccaagaagcaatgtgacacaacctaaaaaatattatgctgccaaacctaaagaatatcatgttgttcctcctgttacttatcatgctaaacccaagttcaatcagaacttgaggaaaactaacaagaaaggacccaagaaattgtgggtacctaaggagaagataatttctgttgcagatatccttagtagcaaagaagaaaaagcacaaaatgtcatggtacctggactctgggtgctcgcgacacatgacgggaagaaggtctatgttccaagacctggtgcttaagtctggtggagaagtcaagtttggaggagatcagaaaggcaagataattggctctggaaccataagtattggtaactctccttccataactaatgtacttcttgtagaatgattaacacataacttattgtccataagtcaattaagtgccaatggttatgatataatcttcaatcaaaagtcttgcaaggctgtaagtcagaaggatggctcaatcctatttacaggcaagagaaagaacaacatttataagattgatctttcagatcttgagaagcagaaggtgacttgccttatgtctgtttctgaagagcaacgggtctggcacagaagattaggacatgctagtttgagaaagatttctcagattaacaaactaaatctggtcagaggactcccaaatctgaaatacaaatcagatgctctttgtgaagcatgtcaaaagggcaagttccccaaacctgcattcaaatctaagaatgttgtctcttcctcaaggccgttagaacttctgcacattgatctgtttagatcagtcaaaacagcatctgtcagagggaagaaatatgaattagtcatcgtagatgattatagccgctggacatgggtaaagttcttaaaacacaaggatgagtctcattcagtgttctttgaattctgcactcagattcaatttgagaaggagtgcaaaatcataaaggtcagaagtgatcatggtggtgaatttgagaacagattctttgaggagttcttcaaataaaatggtattgcccatgatttctcttgccctagaactccacagcaaaatggagttgtagagcgaaagaataggactctgcaag contains:
- the LOC131606862 gene encoding UDP-D-apiose/UDP-D-xylose synthase 2-like, which encodes MAQVNLDGKPITPVSICMIGGGGFIGSHLCEKLMSETSHTAIVVDVSSEKINHLLDKSLPWAKRIEFHHMNIKNDSRLETLVKASDLTINLAAICTPADYNTRPLDTIFSNFIDAIPVIKFCTENNKRLIHFSTCEVFGKTIGSFLPEEYRKDPQYYMLKEDVSPCIFGPVQKQRWSYACAKQMTDRLIYAEHAENGLKFTIVRPYNWIGPRMDFIPGVDGPSDGVPRVLACFSNNLLRGEPLKLVDGGRSQRTFLYVKDAIEAVMLMIDNPDRANGHIFNVGNPDNEVSVKQLAELMIKVYAKVADVPASSLSTLDVTSEEFYGKGYDDSDKRIPDMTIITKQLGWKPRTSLDELLDSTLQYQHQTYAHAIKKELSNPST
- the LOC131606861 gene encoding uncharacterized protein LOC131606861 → MGKREKQKQKHDRTQRGRDYYLQDNDTPQPFSSASTLSPADNEEEEIIEDADSDNNNNNNEQHPSHDLPSKFLLYQQSVQSPKGDISYLQKFFLTYVGGRVPLHLQEDFCGTAFLSTEWLRSDPRKTAIGLDLDLEALTWCLENNIPKIGADGFSRISLFHGNVLQPLQSKLVEMDPEELVRNISLSQDTEKLKVDVLESDVPTSSAAQDDKLTAKNFPTAGRDIVCAFNYSCCCLHKRADLVLYFKHVRDALSSKGGIFVMDLYGGTSSENKLKLQRRFPNFTYVWEQAEFDIIQRKTRISLHFHLKKEQRKLRHAFSYSWRLWTLPEIRDCLEEAGFQSVHFWVREMPDTSEITRTEGFGAGKDIKYEETTNFQQQDSWNAYIVGVA